One Antiquaquibacter oligotrophicus genomic region harbors:
- a CDS encoding DUF6510 family protein, which translates to MTHLDGNVLAGPLSELFRADMTTATGRCAHCGDVSVLAEAVVYDAAPGWCVRCHVCDDVLMTLVQAGERLRVDLRGVTALEVG; encoded by the coding sequence ATGACACACCTCGATGGCAACGTGCTGGCCGGTCCCCTCTCGGAGCTCTTCCGCGCCGATATGACCACCGCCACGGGGCGGTGCGCACACTGCGGAGACGTCTCTGTGCTCGCCGAAGCGGTCGTCTACGACGCCGCGCCCGGATGGTGTGTGCGCTGCCACGTGTGCGACGACGTGCTCATGACCCTCGTGCAGGCGGGAGAGCGCCTGCGGGTGGACCTACGCGGGGTTACTGCGCTGGAAGTGGGCTGA
- a CDS encoding molybdopterin-dependent oxidoreductase, with the protein MRFTVNGEPVETEPRPGQVLRTLLRELEHYEVKKGCDAGDCGACTVLLDGSAIHSCIYPAQRLEGADVTTVAGLGDPEHLHPVQESFVKAGGFQCGFCTAGMVVTAAAITAEGAVDEEELPRLLKGNLCRCTGYRSIRDAICGVANTETVAEGEAAGRSVAAPAARRVVAGREPYTLDFTTTSLAHLAVLASPYAHARIRSINSTAALAMPGVIAVLDYRDSPTTLFSTGRHEHRTDDPDDTLVFDTVVRYRGQRVAAVVAESLAEAELALAAIVVDYEELPAVFDPVVAREPGAPLVHGDKGADQRILDAGRNTLAEFSGETGDVERAIADAAASVTGTWQTSRVNHAALETHATRGWLDSDGRLVLRTSSQVPYLVRDELCHIFGLEQERVRVFTGRVGGGFGGKQELYTEDLVTLAVLKTGRAVQLELTREQEFTVTSPRHPMRVSVTLAADADGILTAMDIEQLMDTGAYGNHGIGVMYHSIHESVSVYRCTNKRIHAQSVYTNNLPSGAFRGYGLGQVIFAIESAMDELARELGIDPFELRRRNVIVPGDRMVVADPDEESDLGLNSYGLDQCLNIVEEALGSGRGLDAPAGWPVGRGMALSMIATLPPRGHFAEGTVTLLEGGDVEIRVGTAEFGNGTTTVHAQLVASVLGLTPEQVRIVQSDTDAVAYDTGAFGSAGVVVAGKALYAAAVDLREQIAAQGRIPGLMGRGRNDGTPRSVAFNVHGFRVAVNPATGEVRILQSVQAADAGTVLNPEQLRGQLEGGTAQAIGSSLYEEVRLDGAGTVTTAALRNYHIPQFADVPYTETYFADTFDELGPLGAKSMSEAPYNPVAPALANAVRDALGIRPFELPMSRDRLWRLVNG; encoded by the coding sequence GTGAGATTCACCGTCAACGGCGAACCCGTCGAAACCGAACCACGACCGGGTCAAGTGCTGCGCACCCTCCTGCGCGAACTCGAGCATTACGAGGTCAAGAAAGGCTGCGACGCCGGCGACTGCGGCGCGTGCACCGTGCTGCTCGACGGCAGCGCCATCCATTCCTGTATCTACCCGGCACAACGCCTCGAGGGTGCGGATGTGACAACGGTGGCGGGACTCGGAGACCCGGAACACCTGCACCCCGTACAGGAGAGTTTCGTCAAGGCAGGCGGATTCCAGTGCGGGTTCTGCACGGCCGGGATGGTCGTCACCGCGGCGGCGATCACGGCCGAGGGTGCCGTCGACGAGGAGGAGCTGCCCCGGCTGCTCAAGGGCAACCTGTGCCGGTGCACGGGGTATCGCAGCATCCGCGACGCCATCTGCGGTGTCGCCAATACCGAGACCGTCGCCGAGGGCGAGGCAGCTGGCCGATCGGTCGCAGCGCCGGCCGCACGCCGCGTCGTTGCCGGCCGTGAGCCCTACACACTCGACTTCACCACCACCTCGCTTGCGCACCTCGCGGTGCTCGCGAGCCCATATGCCCATGCGCGCATACGATCGATCAACTCGACGGCCGCCCTCGCCATGCCGGGTGTGATCGCGGTCCTCGACTACCGGGACTCCCCCACGACGCTGTTCTCCACCGGCCGCCACGAGCACCGAACCGACGACCCGGACGACACCCTCGTCTTCGACACCGTCGTGCGCTACCGCGGCCAGCGTGTGGCCGCCGTCGTCGCCGAATCCCTGGCCGAAGCGGAACTCGCCCTCGCCGCGATCGTTGTCGACTACGAAGAACTCCCGGCCGTGTTCGACCCCGTCGTCGCCCGAGAACCGGGCGCGCCGCTCGTGCACGGCGACAAGGGTGCAGACCAGCGCATCCTCGATGCCGGGCGCAATACCCTCGCCGAGTTCTCGGGTGAGACGGGAGACGTCGAACGCGCGATAGCGGATGCCGCGGCATCCGTCACCGGAACGTGGCAGACCTCTCGTGTCAACCACGCCGCCCTCGAGACACACGCAACACGCGGCTGGCTCGACTCCGACGGACGACTGGTGCTGCGCACCTCCAGCCAGGTGCCGTACCTGGTGCGCGATGAGCTCTGCCACATCTTCGGCCTCGAGCAGGAACGGGTGAGGGTCTTCACGGGTCGTGTGGGCGGCGGCTTCGGCGGTAAGCAGGAGCTCTACACCGAAGACCTCGTCACCCTCGCGGTACTCAAGACGGGTCGCGCCGTGCAACTCGAACTCACGCGCGAACAGGAGTTCACCGTGACCTCACCGCGACACCCGATGCGCGTGAGCGTGACCCTCGCGGCCGACGCCGACGGGATTCTCACCGCCATGGACATCGAACAGCTCATGGACACGGGTGCCTACGGCAACCACGGCATTGGGGTGATGTACCACTCGATCCACGAATCCGTCTCGGTCTACCGCTGCACAAACAAGCGCATCCACGCTCAGTCGGTCTACACCAACAACCTTCCATCGGGAGCGTTCCGCGGATACGGGCTCGGTCAGGTGATCTTCGCCATCGAATCGGCCATGGACGAGCTCGCGAGGGAACTCGGCATCGACCCCTTCGAGCTGCGCCGACGGAACGTGATCGTGCCCGGCGACCGCATGGTGGTCGCCGATCCTGACGAGGAATCCGATCTCGGCCTCAACAGCTACGGTCTCGATCAGTGCCTCAACATCGTGGAGGAAGCGCTCGGCTCGGGTCGCGGCCTCGACGCTCCGGCCGGGTGGCCGGTCGGACGAGGGATGGCGCTCTCGATGATCGCCACCTTGCCGCCCCGCGGTCACTTCGCGGAAGGAACGGTGACCCTCCTCGAGGGCGGCGACGTCGAGATTCGTGTCGGCACGGCCGAGTTCGGCAACGGCACAACCACCGTCCACGCCCAGCTCGTGGCATCCGTTCTGGGTCTCACACCCGAACAGGTGCGGATCGTGCAGTCCGACACGGATGCCGTCGCCTACGACACGGGAGCCTTCGGGTCCGCTGGGGTCGTCGTCGCGGGCAAGGCGCTGTACGCCGCTGCCGTGGACCTGCGGGAGCAGATCGCCGCGCAGGGGCGGATCCCGGGGCTCATGGGGCGCGGGCGCAACGACGGAACGCCGCGCTCGGTCGCGTTCAACGTGCACGGGTTCCGGGTTGCGGTGAATCCCGCGACCGGCGAGGTGCGCATCCTGCAGTCTGTGCAGGCGGCGGATGCCGGAACCGTGCTCAACCCGGAGCAACTCCGCGGCCAACTCGAGGGTGGAACCGCACAGGCGATCGGTTCATCGCTCTACGAGGAAGTGCGACTCGACGGCGCGGGTACCGTGACGACCGCGGCCTTGCGGAATTACCACATCCCCCAGTTCGCGGATGTGCCGTACACCGAGACGTACTTCGCCGACACCTTCGACGAGTTGGGCCCGCTCGGCGCGAAGTCCATGAGCGAGGCGCCGTACAACCCGGTGGCCCCGGCCCTCGCCAACGCGGTACGCGATGCGCTCGGCATTCGTCCGTTCGAACTGCCGATGTCGCGCGACCGCCTGTGGCGCCTCGTCAACGGCTGA
- a CDS encoding PDR/VanB family oxidoreductase, which yields MTAHVAGEFDVVIAGMTRAADDVVLFDLALPSGVPLPRWQPGSHIDVLLPDGDARQYSLCGVPGEATWRIGVLREADGRGGSLWLHDRAVGDTITIAGPRNHFEFVPERGTSYLFIAGGIGITPISAMVASAASAGVDYRLEYAGRSRSTMALLDELSAAHPDRVSAYPADEGLRLDLEALFADLKPFTTTYCCGPARLIAAVEEAARGRQLKVERFEPKEFGPPVLAGPFEVELAYSGLVLEVPPERSVLDVIEEAGVLVLSSCREGTCGTCETPVMEGEVDHRDSILTPDEQAANTVMYPCVSRAACPRLLLEL from the coding sequence ATGACCGCTCACGTCGCCGGAGAATTCGACGTCGTCATCGCGGGGATGACCCGCGCCGCAGACGACGTTGTACTGTTCGACCTCGCCCTTCCCTCCGGAGTGCCGCTGCCTCGGTGGCAGCCCGGATCCCATATCGACGTGCTGCTGCCCGACGGCGATGCCCGCCAATACTCGCTCTGCGGGGTTCCCGGTGAGGCGACGTGGCGTATCGGGGTGCTGCGCGAGGCGGACGGACGCGGCGGATCGCTGTGGCTACACGATCGAGCGGTGGGTGACACGATCACGATCGCGGGCCCCCGCAACCATTTCGAGTTCGTCCCGGAGCGCGGCACGAGCTACCTGTTCATCGCCGGAGGGATCGGCATTACCCCGATCTCCGCGATGGTGGCGTCCGCGGCATCCGCGGGCGTCGACTATCGGCTCGAGTATGCGGGCCGTTCGCGCTCAACGATGGCACTGCTCGACGAGCTGTCGGCCGCCCACCCCGATCGAGTTTCGGCCTACCCGGCCGATGAGGGCCTCCGGCTCGACCTCGAGGCGCTCTTCGCCGACCTCAAGCCCTTCACGACCACCTACTGCTGCGGTCCGGCACGTCTCATCGCCGCGGTCGAGGAGGCCGCCCGCGGGCGTCAGCTGAAGGTTGAGCGTTTCGAGCCGAAGGAGTTCGGCCCTCCCGTGCTCGCTGGCCCGTTCGAGGTCGAGCTCGCCTACTCGGGGCTCGTGCTCGAGGTTCCCCCGGAGAGGTCGGTGCTCGACGTCATCGAAGAGGCCGGCGTGCTGGTGCTCTCCTCATGCCGCGAGGGCACGTGCGGTACGTGTGAGACGCCCGTCATGGAGGGCGAGGTCGACCACCGCGACTCGATCCTCACCCCGGACGAGCAGGCGGCGAACACGGTGATGTACCCGTGTGTCTCCCGCGCGGCCTGCCCCCGCCTTCTGCTTGAGCTGTAG
- a CDS encoding amidohydrolase family protein encodes MLTITGATAIVVDEHTETAGDLHLADGLVAGAASGDILDATGCIVTPGLINAHHHLLQTAFRTLPGTRGVPMAQWLPTMAAAYTEVGVDAELASVAASVGLAEALLCGVTTVADHHLTWPSGADTVAIATATADAARALGARLVFVRGSARDDPQEAAASADAIATALAPRTADGMLQLAVGPAGVHSDSRETFELLAEVATQHGLRRRTQANEQVDVAIALEQYGRRPIDLLDEWGWIADDVTLAHLCDVSTEEIGRLAAAGVTATHAPGCDLPMGWGIAPVAALKAAGITVGLGTSGGGSNDAGHLLADARLAMQVAPLVGPPVPAREVLAMAMAGSAAGLGRPELGNLRVGSAADVCVWDVSGAADAGVADPVAGLLWAAPGRRPRHVVVAGQVVVRDYELVTADERGLVASLARRVGRR; translated from the coding sequence ATGCTGACCATCACCGGCGCCACCGCCATCGTCGTCGACGAACACACCGAAACGGCGGGCGACCTCCACCTCGCTGACGGCCTCGTGGCCGGTGCAGCGAGCGGGGACATCCTCGACGCGACAGGATGCATCGTCACCCCCGGCCTCATCAACGCCCACCATCACCTGCTCCAGACGGCGTTCCGCACCCTCCCCGGCACGCGCGGTGTGCCCATGGCGCAGTGGCTGCCGACGATGGCGGCGGCCTACACCGAGGTGGGGGTGGATGCCGAACTCGCGTCGGTCGCAGCATCCGTTGGCCTCGCCGAGGCGCTGCTGTGCGGGGTCACTACCGTCGCGGACCATCACCTCACGTGGCCGAGCGGCGCGGACACTGTCGCCATCGCGACCGCCACCGCGGATGCCGCCCGCGCACTCGGGGCCAGGCTCGTGTTCGTGCGCGGCTCGGCGCGCGATGATCCGCAGGAGGCTGCCGCATCCGCCGACGCCATTGCGACGGCACTCGCCCCCCGCACGGCCGACGGCATGCTGCAGCTCGCCGTGGGTCCGGCTGGTGTGCACAGCGACTCGCGGGAGACCTTCGAGCTTCTCGCGGAGGTCGCGACGCAGCACGGGCTGAGGCGGCGCACCCAAGCCAATGAGCAAGTGGATGTCGCCATTGCCCTCGAGCAGTACGGACGGCGACCGATCGACCTGCTCGACGAGTGGGGCTGGATCGCCGACGATGTCACGCTCGCCCATCTGTGCGACGTGTCGACCGAGGAGATCGGGCGACTCGCCGCTGCCGGGGTCACGGCGACCCACGCGCCCGGATGCGACCTTCCGATGGGCTGGGGAATCGCCCCCGTCGCCGCACTGAAAGCCGCCGGAATCACCGTCGGTCTCGGCACGAGCGGCGGCGGCAGCAACGACGCAGGACACCTGCTCGCGGATGCTCGGCTCGCCATGCAGGTCGCACCGCTGGTTGGGCCTCCCGTGCCCGCCCGCGAGGTGCTCGCGATGGCAATGGCGGGCTCGGCTGCGGGACTCGGCCGACCGGAGCTCGGCAACCTGCGCGTCGGATCGGCCGCCGATGTGTGCGTGTGGGACGTGTCGGGCGCCGCGGATGCCGGGGTCGCCGACCCCGTAGCGGGTTTGCTGTGGGCGGCCCCTGGCCGGCGTCCCCGCCACGTCGTGGTTGCTGGGCAGGTCGTGGTGCGGGACTACGAACTCGTCACCGCCGACGAACGCGGGCTCGTGGCATCCCTCGCCCGTCGAGTGGGACGTCGCTGA
- a CDS encoding MoaD/ThiS family protein, with protein MVEVRYFAAARDAAGLASEQVAGVSTVGELKELIVGRYGDAMRRVVASGSFLVDGVVSRDDARELGARVDVLPPFAGG; from the coding sequence GTGGTTGAGGTCCGGTACTTTGCGGCGGCGCGTGATGCGGCGGGCCTTGCGTCCGAGCAGGTCGCCGGGGTGTCCACCGTGGGGGAGCTCAAGGAGCTGATCGTGGGGCGCTACGGCGACGCGATGCGGCGGGTTGTGGCATCCGGTTCGTTCCTCGTCGACGGTGTGGTCAGCCGCGACGATGCGCGCGAACTCGGCGCGAGGGTGGATGTGTTGCCGCCCTTTGCCGGGGGCTGA
- a CDS encoding helix-turn-helix domain-containing protein: MGSRIRELRRARGLTLVQLAADAELSHPFLSQLERGLARPSMVSLERIARALGSSQLELIAAAEQTGEETEVAATVVRSGEGTRGHYAEGEARMLVQGIRRFHPMEFTGANESFGDYFVHDEDEFLHVVEGAVEVDLGPQGVVTVLPGDSLYYGGGTPHRWRSVAPGGFRLFVVKEKPKHL; this comes from the coding sequence ATCGGAAGCCGCATTCGCGAGCTTCGTCGAGCGCGCGGTTTGACGCTCGTGCAACTGGCCGCGGACGCCGAACTCTCGCATCCGTTCCTCAGCCAACTCGAGCGGGGCCTCGCGCGACCGAGCATGGTCTCGCTCGAGAGAATCGCTCGAGCGCTCGGGAGCAGTCAGCTGGAACTCATCGCCGCGGCGGAGCAGACCGGCGAGGAGACCGAGGTCGCCGCCACCGTCGTGCGCAGCGGGGAGGGAACGCGGGGGCACTACGCCGAAGGTGAGGCACGGATGCTCGTGCAGGGCATCCGTCGGTTCCATCCCATGGAGTTCACGGGAGCCAACGAGAGTTTCGGGGACTACTTCGTGCACGACGAGGACGAGTTTCTGCACGTCGTCGAGGGTGCCGTCGAAGTCGACCTCGGGCCGCAGGGTGTTGTCACCGTGCTGCCCGGCGATTCGCTCTACTACGGTGGGGGAACCCCCCATCGGTGGCGGTCGGTCGCGCCAGGAGGGTTCCGTCTGTTCGTCGTGAAAGAGAAGCCGAAGCACCTATGA
- a CDS encoding sulfite oxidase-like oxidoreductase encodes MTIFTRGFSGRGRDNNPDLPPGQYLTEDFPVLSAGPTPEIATEDWQFTISTETKRYSWTWEQFMALPIEEVGTDIHCVTRWSKLGTSWRGVSLDTLFADVDTSYEFTMAHSYGGYTTNVPLEDLLDGKAWIAFEFDGEPLHPEHGGPARLLVPHLYFWKSAKWVRGLEMLPQDEPGFWEQNGYHMYGDPWQEERYW; translated from the coding sequence ATGACCATCTTCACGCGAGGATTCTCCGGCCGGGGCCGGGACAATAACCCCGATCTTCCGCCCGGTCAGTACCTCACCGAGGACTTCCCGGTGCTCTCCGCGGGACCCACCCCGGAGATCGCCACCGAGGACTGGCAATTCACCATCTCCACCGAGACCAAGCGCTACTCGTGGACGTGGGAACAATTTATGGCGTTGCCCATCGAGGAGGTGGGAACGGACATCCACTGCGTCACCCGCTGGTCGAAACTCGGCACCAGCTGGCGCGGGGTCTCGCTCGACACTCTCTTCGCCGATGTGGACACGAGTTACGAGTTCACGATGGCCCACTCGTACGGCGGATACACCACCAACGTGCCACTCGAGGACCTGCTCGACGGCAAAGCCTGGATCGCGTTCGAGTTCGACGGCGAGCCCCTCCACCCCGAGCACGGCGGCCCCGCTCGCCTCCTCGTGCCGCACCTGTACTTCTGGAAGAGCGCAAAATGGGTGCGCGGCCTCGAGATGCTGCCGCAAGACGAGCCCGGGTTCTGGGAACAGAACGGCTACCACATGTACGGCGACCCCTGGCAGGAAGAGCGGTATTGGTAG
- a CDS encoding type II toxin-antitoxin system Phd/YefM family antitoxin: MRSISYSESRARYAEVLSAVVDNREEIIITRAGHEPVVMVSLDDYESLKETAYLLRSPANARRLLRAIDELESGSGVAHDLVE, encoded by the coding sequence ATGCGCAGCATCAGCTACTCCGAGTCGCGAGCACGCTACGCCGAAGTTCTCTCGGCCGTTGTCGACAACCGCGAGGAGATCATCATCACGCGCGCTGGTCACGAGCCCGTCGTCATGGTGTCCCTCGATGACTACGAATCACTCAAGGAGACCGCGTACCTCTTGCGCAGCCCGGCGAACGCACGCCGCCTGCTTCGCGCGATCGATGAACTCGAGTCGGGCTCTGGGGTCGCCCACGACCTCGTCGAGTGA
- a CDS encoding FAD binding domain-containing protein: protein MATTRSDLALGARVIGGGTWLFSEPQPGVTEVLDLLGFGWDPVVRHDDGSLEIAATCTIATLRALPDSPLFPLCADSLLASWKIQHIATVGGNIATALPAGPMTSLAVALDAEVVIWSADGERRMPASEFVLGVQHTALVPGEVLRSIIFPEHSLSSRQGFRRIALSPLGRTGTLVTARRETSGETVFGVTGGTPRPYVLRFASSPDSRTLADAVDGIDDWYDDAHGAPDWRRAMSLRFAEELREELS from the coding sequence GTGGCTACCACCCGGAGTGACCTCGCCTTGGGTGCCCGCGTCATCGGTGGCGGCACGTGGTTGTTCTCGGAGCCTCAGCCCGGAGTGACCGAAGTACTCGACCTCTTGGGCTTCGGCTGGGACCCGGTCGTGCGACACGACGACGGATCCCTCGAGATCGCCGCCACGTGCACCATCGCAACGCTGCGGGCCTTGCCAGACTCACCCCTGTTCCCGCTGTGTGCCGACTCGCTCCTCGCATCGTGGAAGATTCAGCACATCGCCACGGTGGGCGGCAATATCGCAACCGCGTTGCCCGCCGGCCCCATGACGTCGCTCGCCGTCGCCCTCGACGCCGAGGTCGTGATCTGGTCGGCCGACGGGGAACGACGGATGCCCGCATCCGAGTTCGTGCTCGGCGTGCAGCACACAGCGCTCGTGCCGGGCGAAGTGCTCCGCTCGATCATTTTTCCGGAGCATTCGCTCTCGTCGCGTCAGGGCTTCCGGCGAATTGCCTTATCCCCGCTGGGGAGAACGGGCACGCTCGTGACCGCGCGACGCGAAACCTCCGGAGAAACGGTCTTTGGGGTGACCGGGGGAACACCCAGGCCGTACGTGCTCCGTTTCGCAAGCTCGCCCGACAGTCGCACACTCGCCGACGCGGTCGACGGCATCGACGACTGGTACGACGACGCCCACGGGGCCCCCGACTGGCGGCGCGCGATGAGTCTGCGCTTCGCTGAGGAGCTTCGGGAGGAGTTGTCGTGA
- a CDS encoding Txe/YoeB family addiction module toxin: MKYVWHESAWLDYEWWQTQDRKVLKRINLLLRDISRNGNEGIGKPEALKHGFHGYWSRRITDEHRLVYRIEGDEVRIAGCRYHYGD, encoded by the coding sequence GTGAAGTACGTGTGGCACGAGAGTGCCTGGCTGGACTACGAGTGGTGGCAGACCCAGGATCGAAAGGTGCTCAAGCGCATCAACCTGCTGCTGCGAGACATCTCCCGCAATGGCAACGAGGGCATCGGTAAGCCGGAAGCACTCAAGCACGGCTTCCACGGTTACTGGTCGCGCCGCATAACCGACGAGCATCGGCTGGTCTACCGCATCGAAGGCGACGAGGTCCGGATCGCGGGCTGCCGGTATCACTACGGCGACTAG
- a CDS encoding XdhC family protein yields MHEIADRLLAAAAAGHPIAVATAISVEGSAPRTVGTSMAYDGIAVIGSIAGGCVEGAVVDACEEVLADGRPRTVEYGVDDETAFSVGLTCGGQLRIHVQLLDDRLLGALRESQPLEVCRDYTEPAPVQRRMIIVGAMEFSAALSAAARMLGYAVTVCDPRPLFATPERFPGASVVVQWPTEYLRSVDLDNNTAVCVLSHDWRFDSEVLAMALSSGAGYVGAMGSRRTHERRVASLKELGVGGEAIARLHSPIGLDVGASTPEETAVSILAEVLAVRTGASTRSLASTQGPIHSGTSLSVAPRAEV; encoded by the coding sequence ATGCACGAGATCGCGGATCGCCTCCTCGCCGCTGCGGCGGCCGGGCATCCCATCGCGGTCGCCACGGCGATCTCCGTCGAGGGGAGCGCCCCGCGCACCGTCGGCACCTCCATGGCTTACGACGGAATCGCCGTCATCGGCTCTATCGCCGGCGGATGTGTCGAAGGTGCCGTCGTCGACGCGTGCGAAGAGGTGCTCGCCGACGGCCGCCCGCGCACCGTCGAGTACGGGGTCGACGACGAGACGGCGTTCAGCGTCGGGCTTACGTGCGGTGGCCAACTGCGCATCCACGTGCAACTGCTCGACGATCGCCTGCTCGGTGCGCTCCGCGAGTCGCAGCCGCTCGAGGTGTGCCGCGACTACACGGAACCCGCGCCCGTGCAACGGCGCATGATCATCGTCGGTGCGATGGAGTTCTCCGCCGCGCTCTCCGCGGCGGCACGGATGCTCGGCTACGCGGTCACGGTGTGCGACCCAAGGCCGCTCTTCGCGACCCCGGAACGGTTTCCCGGGGCGTCCGTTGTGGTGCAGTGGCCTACCGAGTACCTCCGGTCGGTCGACCTCGACAACAACACTGCGGTGTGCGTTCTGAGCCACGACTGGCGGTTCGACTCCGAAGTGCTCGCCATGGCGCTGTCCTCGGGCGCGGGTTACGTCGGCGCGATGGGGTCGCGTCGCACGCACGAGAGACGTGTCGCGTCGTTGAAGGAACTCGGGGTAGGCGGCGAGGCGATCGCGCGGCTGCACTCGCCGATCGGACTGGATGTTGGGGCATCCACCCCCGAGGAGACGGCCGTGTCGATCCTCGCGGAGGTTCTCGCGGTGCGCACCGGCGCGAGCACCCGCTCCCTCGCGTCAACCCAGGGCCCCATCCACTCCGGGACGTCGCTCAGCGTCGCCCCGCGCGCTGAGGTTTGA
- a CDS encoding ferredoxin reductase has product MGTVESTSTLTPSGRSITVSLPGWPGNIAGQHVDVRLTAPDGYQAVRSYSIASVGPAELVELAVDKLPTGEVSPYLVDDVQPGDMLELRGPLGGWFVWKPEQTGPVQLIAGGSGVVPLVSMVRSHTASGSDAPFRMLYSVRTPDDVFYREELAGSGVQVDYVYTRAVPAGWPTGPGRLTKDRLAASVFPVSETPAFFVCGPTAFVEAVATWLVELGYPAETIKTERFGG; this is encoded by the coding sequence GTGGGCACGGTTGAGTCGACGTCGACGCTGACCCCCAGCGGTCGCAGCATCACCGTGTCCCTGCCCGGGTGGCCGGGCAACATCGCCGGTCAGCACGTCGACGTGAGGCTTACGGCACCCGACGGTTACCAGGCAGTGCGCTCGTACTCGATCGCCTCGGTTGGGCCGGCCGAACTCGTGGAACTCGCCGTCGACAAGCTGCCGACCGGTGAGGTCTCCCCGTACCTCGTCGATGACGTGCAACCCGGCGACATGCTCGAGCTTCGCGGTCCGCTCGGCGGATGGTTCGTCTGGAAACCCGAGCAGACCGGCCCCGTGCAACTCATCGCCGGCGGTTCTGGTGTGGTACCCCTCGTGTCGATGGTGCGGTCACACACGGCATCCGGGTCGGATGCCCCCTTCCGAATGCTGTACTCGGTTCGCACGCCGGATGACGTGTTCTACCGCGAGGAACTCGCGGGTTCCGGCGTGCAGGTCGACTACGTCTACACGAGAGCCGTCCCCGCGGGATGGCCGACGGGGCCAGGGCGACTGACGAAAGATCGGCTCGCGGCATCCGTGTTCCCCGTGTCGGAGACCCCGGCGTTTTTCGTGTGCGGGCCAACCGCCTTCGTTGAGGCCGTCGCGACGTGGCTCGTGGAACTCGGCTACCCGGCCGAGACGATCAAAACGGAGAGGTTCGGCGGATGA
- the moaA gene encoding GTP 3',8-cyclase MoaA yields MARLGLGLPAIRRAPGIRPDTTGRPDDAGLIDRFGRRAHDLRISLTEKCSLRCTYCMPAEGLPAIAREDLLTPTEIARLVRIAVRDLGVRDIRFTGGEPLLRADLEQIIRLSREFADGASMSLTTNGIGLDKRIDGLLAAGLDRLNISLDTVDRDHFARLTRRDRLPAVLAGIEAAKRAGIAPLKINAVLMRDTLHGAVDLLEWALENGARLRFIEQMPLDADEAWARDNMVDAAELLDVLGTRFTLTQPHRDDPSAPAEEWFVDGGPATVGIIASVTRSFCAACDRTRITAEGTVRSCLFGDDETDLRALLRGGADDDELADRWRAAQWGKQAGHGMERADFVRPVRSMGAIGG; encoded by the coding sequence ATGGCGCGCCTCGGCTTGGGTCTTCCCGCGATTCGTCGCGCGCCGGGCATCCGGCCCGATACGACGGGACGACCGGATGACGCCGGCCTCATCGATCGCTTCGGCAGACGTGCCCACGACCTTCGTATTTCCCTCACCGAGAAGTGCTCGCTGCGCTGCACCTACTGCATGCCTGCCGAGGGGCTGCCCGCGATCGCGCGCGAGGACCTCCTCACACCCACCGAGATCGCGCGGCTCGTGCGTATCGCGGTGCGGGATCTGGGTGTGCGCGATATTCGGTTCACCGGGGGTGAGCCGCTGCTGCGGGCGGACCTCGAGCAGATCATCCGCCTGTCGAGGGAGTTCGCCGACGGCGCGAGCATGTCGCTCACGACCAACGGCATCGGGCTGGACAAGCGGATCGACGGGCTGCTTGCGGCCGGGCTCGATCGGCTCAACATCTCCCTCGACACGGTTGACCGCGACCACTTCGCGCGGCTGACCCGCCGCGACCGCCTGCCAGCGGTGCTTGCGGGTATCGAGGCAGCGAAGCGTGCGGGAATCGCCCCGCTCAAGATCAACGCCGTGCTCATGCGCGACACCCTCCACGGGGCTGTCGACCTGCTCGAGTGGGCGCTCGAGAACGGTGCGCGACTGCGGTTCATCGAACAGATGCCCCTCGACGCCGACGAGGCCTGGGCACGGGACAACATGGTGGATGCCGCTGAGCTCCTCGACGTGCTCGGCACACGTTTCACCCTCACCCAGCCGCATCGCGACGACCCGTCGGCGCCGGCGGAGGAGTGGTTCGTCGATGGCGGACCCGCCACGGTCGGGATCATCGCGAGTGTGACCCGGAGCTTCTGCGCGGCATGCGACCGCACCCGCATCACGGCGGAGGGCACCGTGCGCTCGTGCCTCTTCGGTGACGACGAGACCGACCTGCGCGCGCTGCTGCGCGGGGGAGCAGACGACGACGAGCTCGCGGACCGCTGGCGTGCCGCTCAGTGGGGCAAGCAGGCGGGGCACGGCATGGAGAGGGCCGACTTCGTGCGGCCGGTGCGCAGCATGGGGGCGATCGGTGGTTGA